In Ureibacillus thermophilus, the genomic stretch ATACGATTTGCATCTTTGCGCTAGTTTTCATAACGGCCCTTTTAGTATACTTCCGCAGTTAGAAAAGGGTGATGTATTTGCGACGAATGAAAGCAGTTATTTCTTATGACGGCACTAACTTTTCCGGCTATCAAGCGCAGCCGGGAAAGCGCACAGTGCAGTCAGAAATAGAAAAGGTGTTGACAGCCATGCATAAGGGAGAACAGGTGCGCATCTTTGCCAGCGGGCGTACAGATGCGCGGGTGCATGCGACGGGACAAGTTATACATTTTGACACGCCTCTCTCCATTCCAAGTGAAAATTATAAAATTGCGTTGAATGCGCAGCTTCCTGGAGATGTCCGCATTTTAGAGATGGAAGAAGTTTCGCCGGATTTCCATGCCCGTTTCAGTGCAAAAGGGAAACGCTATCGATATAAATGGAACTGTGAGGAAGTGCAAAGTCCATTCAAAAGACACTATACGGTTGAAACGAAAGGAAGAAAACCGGACGTAGGAAAAATGGCGAAAGGTGCAGAGTATATGATTGGCACCCACGACTTTACGAGCTTTTGTGCAGCGAGCACGCCAGTGGAGGATAAAGTACGCACCATTTATTCCCTTAAGTTCGAGTGGCATGATCAGGAACTTCATATGGTGATCGAAGGAAACGGTTTTTTATATAATATGGTGCGCATCATCGCAGGCACATTATGGGAAGTGGGAATCGGAAAAAGGGAGCCGGAGTCCATCAAGGATATACTGGAATCCAAAAATCGTGAAATGGCTGGCACGACCGCTCCCCCCCACGGATTGTATTTAGAAAAAGTGTTTTATGAATAGAAAACAACTTACCCTTGTGTATAACATTTTTCTTGACTATTGCTTTAATCTATAATATTATAAGATACGGTATTTTCATTCCACTTATAAGCCCCGAATCTTATTAGTGTGAAAATGGAAAATTAACGGTTCATGAAATCGATTAGGAGGATATAT encodes the following:
- the truA gene encoding tRNA pseudouridine(38-40) synthase TruA, whose amino-acid sequence is MRRMKAVISYDGTNFSGYQAQPGKRTVQSEIEKVLTAMHKGEQVRIFASGRTDARVHATGQVIHFDTPLSIPSENYKIALNAQLPGDVRILEMEEVSPDFHARFSAKGKRYRYKWNCEEVQSPFKRHYTVETKGRKPDVGKMAKGAEYMIGTHDFTSFCAASTPVEDKVRTIYSLKFEWHDQELHMVIEGNGFLYNMVRIIAGTLWEVGIGKREPESIKDILESKNREMAGTTAPPHGLYLEKVFYE